The Tripterygium wilfordii isolate XIE 37 chromosome 17, ASM1340144v1, whole genome shotgun sequence genome has a window encoding:
- the LOC119982779 gene encoding 60S acidic ribosomal protein P1-3-like: protein MSVSEAACTYAALILFDDGIPITAEKITTLVKAAGVNVESYWPGLFAKLAEKRNLGDLIMNVGASGGGAVAVAAAPAAAGGVPDAAAPAAEEKKKEEPAEESDDDMGFSLFD from the exons ATGTCAGTTTCAGAGGCCGCTTGTACTTACGCCGCCCTCATACTCTTTGATGATGGCATTCCTATCACT GCTGAGAAGATCACAACTTTGGTTAAAGCTGCTGGTGTGAATGTCGAATCATATTGGCCAGGTTTGTTTGCAAAGCTTGCTGAGAAGCGTAACCTGGGGGATCTCATAATGAATGTAGGAGCTTCTGGTGGTGGTGCTGTAGCAGTTGCTGCTGCCCCAGCTGCCGCTGGTGGTGTTCCAGATGCCGCAGCTCCTGCTgctgaggagaagaagaag GAAGAACCAGCAGAGGAGAGTGACGATGATATGGGATTCAGCTTGTTCGATTAG
- the LOC119981741 gene encoding pentatricopeptide repeat-containing protein At1g05600: MSVRWPRFLTPSQLSQIIQKQKNPLVALQLFKEAKEKYPDYHHNGPVYASMIGILGNSGRVNEMKEVIDQMKEDSCELKDSVAATAIKIYGGNGLLNEALSLFKNLPQFNCVNWTKSFNTLLQLMVKESKLETAHRLFLENSFGWEVKSRLRALNLLMDALCHRNQSDLALQIFQEMNYQGCYPDRESYQILMKGLCKDGRLHEATHLLYSMFCRISQKGSGADIVIYRTVLDALCDDGQVEMAAEILSKILRKGLKAPKRCQYNLDLTRFSSVEDVQETKRLINETLIRGGIPSLASYTAMAVDLYGEGNICQGDKVLHEMRARGFQTTTLTYEAKMVALCREGRVDEAMNVLEVEMVEQSCAPTVRLYNTVIKGLCDSGNSAMAVGYLKKMAKQVGCVADNETYRILAEGLCQDGRYLEASQILDEMMIKSYCPSGDTYRLLIKGLCSIGRQYEAVMWLEEMLSRGKLPEVSVWEPLVSSALHNMAVIDVAVRHFLLLSSS; encoded by the coding sequence ATGAGTGTAAGATGGCCAAGATTTCTTACACCTTCACAGCTCTCTCAGATTATACAGAAGCAGAAAAACCCGTTAGTAGCTCTCCAGCTGTTCAAGGAAGCCAAAGAAAAGTACCCCGATTATCACCACAATGGTCCAGTCTATGCTTCCATGATTGGCATCCTTGGAAACTCCGGCCGTGTCAATGAGATGAAAGAGGTAATTGATCAGATGAAAGAGGATTCCTGTGAGTTGAAAGATTCTGTGGCTGCAACTGCAATCAAGATCTACGGGGGAAATGGACTGCTAAATGAGGCTCTTTCTCTTTTTAAGAACCTTCCACAGTTCAATTGTGTGAATTGGACTAAATCTTTCAATACCCTCTTACAGTTAATGGTTAAAGAATCCAAGCTAGAAACTGCTCATCGTCTTTTCTTGGAAAATTCTTTTGGATGGGAAGTAAAATCTCGTCTTCGTGCTTTAAACTTACTTATGGATGCTCTTTGCCATCGTAATCAGTCTGATCTTGCATTGCAAATCTTTCAAGAGATGAATTATCAGGGGTGCTATCCAGATAGGGAAAGTTACCAAATTTTGATGAAGGGGCTGTGCAAAGATGGGAGACTGCATGAAGCCACCCATTTGCTGTATTCTATGTTTTGCCGGATATCTCAAAAAGGTAGTGGTGCAGATATTGTAATTTATAGAACCGTTCTAGATGCTTTGTGTGATGATGGGCAGGTTGAGATGGCTGCAGAAATTCTTAGTAAGATTTTAAGGAAGGGGCTAAAGGCTCCAAAACGGTGTCAATACAATCTTGATCTCACTCGTTTCAGCAGTGTTGAGGATGTACAAGAGACAAAGCGTTTGATTAATGAAACTCTAATTAGAGGTGGGATTCCCAGTCTGGCTAGTTATACAGCAATGGCTGTTGATCTCTATGGTGAAGGTAACATTTGTCAAGGTGACAAAGTGCTTCATGAGATGAGAGCTAGAGGCTTTCAGACAACAACTTTAACCTATGAAGCGAAGATGGTAGCATTGTGTAGGGAAGGTAGGGTGGATGAAGCAATGAACGTGCTAGAGGTTGAGATGGTGGAGCAAAGTTGTGCTCCAACTGTTAGACTGTATAATACTGTAATCAAAGGCCTGTGTGATTCAGGGAATTCAGCAATGGCTGTTGGGTATTTGAAGAAGATGGCTAAGCAGGTGGGATGTGTTGCTGACAATGAAACTTATAGAATTTTAGCCGAGGGTTTATGCCAAGATGGTAGATATCTTGAGGCAAGTCAGATTCTGGACGAGATGATGATCAAGTCATATTGTCCTTCTGGTGACACTTACCGTTTACTCATAAAAGGTCTTTGCTCCATTGGCAGGCAGTATGAAGCTGTGATGTGGTTGGAAGAGATGCTTAGCCGTGGTAAATTACCTGAAGTTTCAGTATGGGAGCCATTGGTGTCATCTGCACTTCACAACATGGCTGTCATAGATGTTGCTGTGAGGCATTTTCTGCTGCTAAGTTCTTCATAG
- the LOC119982967 gene encoding RNA-binding protein 24-B-like, whose amino-acid sequence MSQQRQFQMVAGSNPGGDYNDKTFTKIFVGGLAWVTQRDTMRRYFEQFGEILEAVVITDKNTGRSKGYGFVTFKDPESAMRACQNPSPVIDGRRANCNLASLGAQKTRSSTNPQHGPGRFRLAPAGLVAPPAFQGSSSTLVHHHQPSGQYTFPYSTYGYSGYTQDILYPLNYYNVYGGQQFSPYHTAGTSGAAPGMFHSLYPIYAQYAQTSQAHGFGVQYHPQMVQYPYLPQHYGSSTGSLSLPSLAMATTSTGATTTSTTIPTTITPPTSTTTGGIGAGAATTSQQASSGSASEQNSSTKE is encoded by the exons ATGTCTCAACAAAGGCAGTTCCAGATGGTGGCAGGCAGCAACCCAGGTGGTGACTACAATGATAAAACTTTTACGAAAATCTTTGTTGGTGGTTTGGCATGGGTGACTCAGAGAGACACCATGAGGCGTTATTTCGAGCAGTTTGGGGAGATTCTTGAAGCTGTTGTTATTACAGATAAGAACACAGGGAGATCTAAAGGTTATGGCTTT GTTACATTTAAGGATCCAGAGTCTGCTATGAGAGCATGCCAAAACCCATCTCCTGTTATTGATGGAAGGAGAGCTAACTGCAATCTTGCATCTCTTGGTGCCCAGAAAACACGTTCATCAACTAATCCTCAACATG GTCCAGGACGGTTTAGACTAGCACCAGCGGGATTGGTAGCTCCACCGGCTTTTCAGGGCTCATCGTCAACActtgttcatcatcatcaaccttcTGGTCAATACACATTTCCTTATTCGACTTACGG GTATTCTGGATATACACAAGACATCTTGTATCCATTG AATTATTACAATGTCTATGGTGGTCAACAATTCTCACCTTACCATACAGCAGGGACATCAGGGGCTGCACCTGGGATGTTCCACAGTCTTTACCCAATATATGCCCAATATGCACAAACTAGTCAAGCTCATGGTTTTGGGGTTCAATATCATCCTCAAATGGTGCAGTACCCTTATTTACCTCAACACTATGGCTCTAGTACTGGTAGCCTATCACTTCCTTCATTGGCAATGGCCACTACAAGTACAG GTGccacaaccacatcaacaacaaTACCGACTACAATTACACCACCAACATCCACAACTACCGGAGGAATTGGAGCTGGGGCAGCTACCACTTCACAGCAGGCCTCATCAGGATCAGCTTCTGAACAGAATTCGTCAACCAAAGAATGA